The Lentisphaera araneosa HTCC2155 genome has a window encoding:
- the tsf gene encoding translation elongation factor Ts — protein MAISAKDIAALRKATNCGLLDCKKALTESEGDFDKAVEILRKRGQAKAVKKAGREANEGVVVAKVDGNKAAITQLSCETDFVGNTDRFRDYAASLLDKTIAKDSNGDVTEELASQEKEDLVTMIATIGENMQIVSAQSWTTEGQLHTYIHGNGRIGVLVDVEGEIDEAGLKAIGMHIAAFNPSYVDETGVPAEDIEKEKNIFAEKAKGKPAEIADKIINGSVQKWFKDVCLVNQPWIMDDKITITQAYPKASVKRFALCKIGK, from the coding sequence ATGGCTATTTCTGCTAAAGACATCGCTGCACTCCGCAAAGCTACTAACTGCGGCCTCCTCGATTGCAAAAAAGCACTCACTGAATCTGAAGGCGACTTCGATAAAGCTGTTGAAATCCTCCGTAAAAGAGGCCAAGCTAAGGCTGTTAAAAAAGCTGGTCGCGAAGCTAACGAAGGTGTAGTTGTTGCTAAGGTTGACGGTAACAAAGCTGCTATCACTCAACTTTCTTGTGAAACTGACTTCGTAGGTAACACTGACCGTTTCCGCGACTATGCAGCTTCACTCCTCGACAAGACTATTGCTAAAGACTCTAACGGCGACGTTACTGAAGAGTTAGCAAGTCAAGAGAAAGAAGACCTCGTAACTATGATCGCTACTATTGGCGAAAATATGCAGATCGTTTCAGCTCAGTCTTGGACTACTGAAGGTCAACTCCACACTTACATTCACGGTAACGGTCGCATCGGCGTTCTCGTTGACGTTGAAGGCGAAATCGACGAAGCTGGCCTCAAAGCTATCGGCATGCACATCGCTGCATTCAACCCTTCTTATGTTGATGAAACTGGCGTTCCTGCTGAAGACATCGAAAAAGAAAAAAATATCTTCGCTGAAAAAGCAAAAGGCAAGCCTGCTGAAATCGCTGACAAAATCATTAATGGTTCAGTTCAAAAATGGTTCAAAGACGTATGTCTCGTTAACCAACCTTGGATCATGGATGACAAAATCACTATTACACAAGCTTACCCTAAAGCTTCTGTAAAGCGTTTCGCTCTCTGCAAGATCGGCAAGTAA
- the rpsB gene encoding 30S ribosomal protein S2, which produces MSIKITDLLEAGVHFGHQTRRWNPKMKPYIYGSRNGIHIFDLSKTMVALNNACKFLYSTVADGGDVLFIGTKRQSQEIVEEAAKASNMHYISYRWLGGTLTNLTTIRKSVAKLKKYTKMEEDGTLDAMKKKAASQIRREKTKLENSLSGIVDLQKPPAVVVIVDINKEHIAIKEAQSLGIPVVAILDSNSNPDTVAYGIPGNDDAVRSVQVIFDQLSAAVVAGKGIADAKAAEKAKEDKIKAEKAKAEKAEKIKADKEKAEKAKAEKAKKAEEAKAKRAADAKAKKAEEAKAEKAAPAKEEKAEKAAPKKETKAKKAAPKKETAEKAAPAKEEKAEEAAEPEAKA; this is translated from the coding sequence ATGTCAATCAAAATTACTGACCTACTTGAAGCCGGCGTACACTTCGGCCACCAAACTCGTCGCTGGAACCCAAAAATGAAGCCATACATTTATGGTTCTAGAAACGGTATCCACATTTTCGACCTGAGCAAAACTATGGTTGCTCTTAATAATGCTTGTAAATTCCTCTATTCAACAGTTGCTGATGGCGGCGATGTACTCTTCATTGGTACTAAGCGTCAATCACAAGAGATTGTGGAAGAAGCTGCAAAAGCAAGCAACATGCACTACATCTCATACCGCTGGTTAGGTGGTACACTTACTAACCTTACTACTATCCGTAAGAGTGTTGCTAAGCTTAAAAAATACACTAAGATGGAAGAAGACGGCACTCTCGACGCAATGAAGAAGAAAGCTGCTTCACAAATCCGTCGTGAAAAAACTAAACTTGAGAACTCTCTTTCTGGTATCGTTGACCTTCAAAAACCACCAGCAGTTGTTGTAATTGTTGACATCAACAAAGAACACATCGCTATTAAAGAAGCTCAATCACTCGGTATTCCAGTAGTTGCTATCCTCGACTCAAACTCAAATCCTGACACTGTTGCTTACGGTATCCCTGGTAACGATGACGCTGTACGTTCAGTACAAGTTATCTTCGACCAACTCAGCGCTGCTGTTGTTGCGGGTAAAGGTATTGCTGACGCTAAAGCTGCTGAAAAAGCTAAAGAAGACAAAATCAAAGCTGAGAAAGCCAAAGCTGAAAAAGCTGAGAAAATCAAAGCTGACAAAGAGAAAGCTGAGAAAGCTAAAGCTGAAAAGGCTAAAAAAGCTGAAGAAGCTAAAGCTAAGAGAGCTGCTGACGCTAAAGCTAAAAAAGCTGAAGAAGCTAAAGCTGAAAAGGCTGCTCCTGCTAAGGAAGAAAAAGCTGAAAAAGCTGCTCCTAAGAAAGAGACTAAAGCTAAAAAAGCCGCTCCTAAGAAAGAGACTGCTGAAAAAGCTGCTCCTGCTAAAGAAGAAAAAGCTGAAGAGGCTGCTGAGCCTGAAGCTAAAGCGTAA
- the rpsT gene encoding 30S ribosomal protein S20: MAHAPSAKRHIRADEKKRVRNKARKSAITTLEKKFNAALTEGNTEEAKKALQVCFSAYDRAVKKGVVKRATADRRKSRLNLALNKASK, encoded by the coding sequence ATGGCACACGCACCTTCTGCGAAAAGACATATAAGAGCCGACGAGAAAAAACGCGTCCGCAACAAGGCTCGCAAAAGCGCGATCACGACTCTTGAAAAGAAGTTCAACGCTGCACTTACTGAAGGCAACACTGAAGAAGCTAAAAAAGCTCTTCAAGTTTGTTTCTCTGCATACGATAGAGCCGTTAAAAAAGGCGTCGTCAAAAGAGCAACTGCTGACCGTAGAAAATCACGTCTTAATCTCGCTTTAAATAAAGCTAGCAAATAA
- a CDS encoding c-type cytochrome encodes MKKFMVLSACLLSGVLSAESTVAEQAEQIFKERCTACHLDDGHGLKSMKVASIAGLPRWYVAQQLRHFRDGKRGAHINDVEGKMMQSMTQTLDDKSVAFLGKHIQGMKPLKKRQTIKGGDKVVGEKIYKKDCASCHGENAEGVRSLLAPPLTVQIDWYLEGQLKKFNEGIRSHVEGSKNPTKDQTKDLLAYLSSIDNSKDEEK; translated from the coding sequence ATGAAAAAGTTCATGGTTTTATCGGCGTGTCTCTTATCGGGAGTGTTATCAGCAGAATCAACAGTGGCTGAGCAGGCGGAACAGATTTTTAAAGAGCGTTGTACGGCTTGCCATTTGGATGATGGCCATGGCTTGAAATCAATGAAGGTGGCTTCGATTGCGGGTTTGCCCCGCTGGTACGTAGCACAGCAATTACGGCATTTTCGCGATGGCAAGCGTGGTGCGCATATCAATGACGTGGAAGGCAAGATGATGCAAAGCATGACTCAAACATTAGATGATAAGAGTGTGGCTTTTTTAGGAAAGCACATCCAGGGAATGAAGCCCCTTAAAAAACGTCAGACAATAAAAGGAGGCGATAAAGTCGTAGGTGAAAAGATCTACAAAAAGGATTGTGCTTCTTGTCATGGAGAAAATGCTGAAGGTGTAAGGAGTTTGCTAGCGCCGCCTTTGACAGTTCAAATAGATTGGTATTTAGAAGGCCAACTCAAGAAGTTTAATGAAGGCATTCGCTCACATGTTGAGGGGAGCAAGAATCCTACGAAAGATCAAACAAAAGATTTGCTAGCTTATTTATCGAGTATAGATAATAGCAAAGATGAGGAAAAGTAA